GACACCGAGGAACTTGGCGGCCTGCTGCGTGGGAGACAGACCACCGCCCGAGCGCTTCTTTGGCATGAGGGCAGCCTACGTTCTCATTCGCCGGACAGGCGTATAGGCATTGGCCTAAGCTGCTCTCAACTGTCACAGCAGTGAGGTCACGTATCAATACGTCCGGCGACCCCGAATCGTTCCGGGTGTTCCCCAACTTTTTTGGTGGGGTCGTGTCCGAATCCGCCTTGTGTGTCATGCGGCGTCCGTTGTGACGCAACTGAACTGTCCTGGTTTGCCGGGAAAGTTACGTATGTCGCCAGCTCACTCCCCCGGGTGATCTGCCGCTTACCCATAGTCCGTTCGGGCCATTCAAGATTGGGCCCGCTGGGGGTGTTGCGCTGTGCCCACCTTCCGTAACGTCCTCAACTGGCGGCGGTGAATATGCCGCTGCCGCCGTGGGGGAGCCTCGATTCGGGAGAGGACGGCGCCGGTATGGGCTGGGTAACCGACTGGAGTGCGCAGGCGGCCTGCCGCACTACCGATCCGGATGAACTGTTCGTTCAAGGAGCAGCGCAGAACAGGGCCAAGGCGGTGTGCACCGGATGTCCGGTGCGTACGGAGTGCCTGGCCGACGCGCTCGACAACCGCGTCGAGTTCGGCGTGTGGGGAGGCATGACGGAGCGGGAGCGCCGCGCACTGCTGCGCAGGCGGCCCACGGTGACCTCCTGGCGCCGACTGCTGGAGACCGCGCGCTCGGAGTACGAGCGCGGCACGGGTGTGGTGCCTCTCGACGACGACGAGGTCTACGAGAACTACGCCGCGGTGAGCTGAGGAGTTCCCTCCGGGATCTCCGCACGTCTCAGGGCCCTTGACGGGCCCTTTGGCCGCTTCGGCAGCAGCACCGGGTCAGCCGCCTCGGTGGCAGCGTCGGTTGGCCGCTGCGGCGGCAGCAGCACCGGGACAGCCGCATGCGGCGGTGGCACCCGGCCGCGTCGTCCGTCAGGCGCTCGCCTCGGGCAGGCCGGACGCAGCGGACGCGTCGGAGACAGCGGACGCGCCGGGGACAGTGGACGCGTCGGGCAGCTCGCGTTCGTTGGCCGCGAGCCGGTCGCCGATGTCGCGCAGTCCCGCGAGGTCGTGCACGTCACCGGGCAGCGCGGCCACTTCCGTGACGGCCACCTCGGGGTGGAGCGCGGTGAAGCGGTCACGCGTGCGCTGCTCGCGGGAGAGCAACTGCATACGTTCGGCGTGCAGCCTCAGCAGGCCTGCCGTGAGCTGGTCGACGGAGCGCTCGGCGTGTTCGGCGTCGTCCTCGGCGGGGGAGCCACCGTCGGAGGCCTCAGCAGCGTCCGGAGCTGGGGTTTCGTGCGTGGGAGAGTCTGAACTGCCGTACGTGTCGGGAGAGTTACGAAGTCCAGCTTTCCCGCCCTCCTGATCCACAATGCGGGAGTCCTCAAGATTTTCCGCGGCGGCGAGCGCCCGCTCGGCCGACAGCCCGTCGGCGCCGCTGCCGTGGACCCGGTTGAGCACCAGCCCGGCGAGCGGCATGTCCTCCGCGGCCAGGCGTTCCACGAAGTACGCGGCCTCGCGCAGCGCGTCCCGCTCCGGGGCCGCGACCACGAGGAACGCCGTCCCCGGCGCCTGGAGCAGCTTGTACGTGGCGTCCGCGCGCGTGCGGAAGCCGCCGAAGGTCGTGTCCATCGCGGAGACGAACGTCTGGACGTCCTTGAGGAGCTGGCCGCCGAGCAGCTTGCCCAGCGTGCCGGTCATCATCGACATCCCGACGTTCAGGAACTTCATCCCGGCGCGGCCGCCCAGCTTCGCGGGGGCCGTCAGCAGCCGGATCAGCCGCCCGTCGAGGAACGACCCGAGCCGCTTCGGCGCGTCCAGGAAGTCCAGCGCCGAGCGGGACGGCGGGGTGTCGACGACGATCAGGTCCCACTCGTCCCGGGCGCGCAGCTGGCCGAGCTTCTCCATCGCCATGTACTCCTGCGTGCCCGCGAAGCCCGCCGAGAGCGACTGGTAGAAGGGGTTGCCCAGGATGGCGGCCGCCCGCTCGCGGTCCGCGTGCGCCTCGACGATCTCGTCGAAGGTGCGCTTCATGTCGAGCATCATCGCGTGCAGTTCGCCGCCCGCGGAGTCGTCGATGCCCTTGACCCGGCGCGGGGTGTTGTCGAGGGAGTCGATGCCCATGGACTGGGCGAGCCGGCGGGCCGGGT
This genomic stretch from Streptomyces sp. Go-475 harbors:
- a CDS encoding ArsA family ATPase, whose amino-acid sequence is MSRPDPAHHHLSPARLLDVDPLLEDPKTRIVVCCGAGGVGKTTTAAALGLRAAERGRKVVVLTIDPARRLAQSMGIDSLDNTPRRVKGIDDSAGGELHAMMLDMKRTFDEIVEAHADRERAAAILGNPFYQSLSAGFAGTQEYMAMEKLGQLRARDEWDLIVVDTPPSRSALDFLDAPKRLGSFLDGRLIRLLTAPAKLGGRAGMKFLNVGMSMMTGTLGKLLGGQLLKDVQTFVSAMDTTFGGFRTRADATYKLLQAPGTAFLVVAAPERDALREAAYFVERLAAEDMPLAGLVLNRVHGSGADGLSAERALAAAENLEDSRIVDQEGGKAGLRNSPDTYGSSDSPTHETPAPDAAEASDGGSPAEDDAEHAERSVDQLTAGLLRLHAERMQLLSREQRTRDRFTALHPEVAVTEVAALPGDVHDLAGLRDIGDRLAANERELPDASTVPGASAVSDASAASGLPEASA
- the wblA gene encoding transcriptional regulator WblA; protein product: MGWVTDWSAQAACRTTDPDELFVQGAAQNRAKAVCTGCPVRTECLADALDNRVEFGVWGGMTERERRALLRRRPTVTSWRRLLETARSEYERGTGVVPLDDDEVYENYAAVS